A region from the Tahibacter amnicola genome encodes:
- a CDS encoding sulfatase-like hydrolase/transferase, translating to MAKSTTPRNILLIMVDQLRFPRFAYGKDGGLLQPLKEILGVQGGFYDRNPFREYFPGMWSLRRNSVVLRNHTIAATACTPSRATIMTGQYGTRTGVTQTDGMFKSGDSPAFPWLAADGIPTLGHWFRSAGYRTHYFGKWHVSNPPDHTLVKYGFDDWQLSWPEPHGPSVNNLGAFRDIGFADLVCGFLHREGLGMDYNRALAQQQATRPLSDPPPTQSRPWFAVASFTNPHDIATYPAVPRMLDPQATVLGPLKVPEKGAISTVPVGGTQAIELNPMGFPQNTANLPPTVSETLHNKPGCQFDYSYKCGLGLAAKTGQNVHDGASQVSAVNAALLAGIPFQLTRDPDSGALYFLQYYAWLQQMVDGHIRRVLTALDSSGQRENTIVVFLADHGEYGAAHSYMIEKWHSAYQEALHVPVVIQSVSINPDDTPRQIDALTSHIDIAPTLLGLAGLDKGRVDDLRRELQRERPTPPFVGVDLTPLIEGRTDVVREPDGSVRQGVLFITDDEITQPLDSGADPYQVQMEQQFKVFLELVETVRQGGSAIPNSGPVERLAPGPVRQPNHVRCVRTSRWKLARYWDPSNHAQDEWELYDLDRDGCEQTNLLLTRGAFPTPIPDLPAGYTNEQIRAVAGNLRALLQKYEAEMLSAPREAGAGVAPASTVAASRATPP from the coding sequence ATGGCCAAGTCCACGACACCGCGGAACATCCTGCTGATCATGGTCGACCAGCTGCGTTTTCCGCGCTTTGCCTATGGCAAGGACGGGGGGTTACTGCAGCCGCTGAAAGAGATTCTCGGCGTCCAGGGCGGCTTCTACGACCGCAATCCATTCCGGGAGTACTTCCCGGGAATGTGGTCGCTGCGACGCAATTCGGTCGTGCTGCGCAATCACACCATTGCTGCCACGGCCTGCACGCCCAGCCGGGCCACGATCATGACCGGCCAGTACGGCACGCGCACCGGTGTCACCCAGACCGACGGGATGTTCAAGAGCGGGGATTCCCCGGCCTTTCCCTGGCTGGCTGCCGACGGGATCCCGACCCTCGGGCACTGGTTCCGTTCGGCCGGCTACCGCACCCACTACTTCGGCAAGTGGCACGTGAGCAATCCGCCCGACCACACGCTGGTCAAGTACGGCTTCGACGACTGGCAGCTGTCGTGGCCCGAGCCGCATGGGCCGAGCGTCAACAATCTCGGCGCGTTCCGGGACATCGGATTTGCCGACCTGGTCTGCGGTTTCCTGCATCGCGAAGGCCTGGGAATGGACTACAACCGCGCCCTGGCCCAGCAGCAGGCCACACGGCCCCTGTCTGACCCGCCGCCGACGCAGTCGCGCCCCTGGTTTGCGGTGGCGTCCTTCACCAACCCGCACGATATCGCCACATATCCGGCGGTGCCGCGCATGCTCGATCCCCAGGCCACGGTGCTTGGCCCGCTGAAAGTACCGGAGAAGGGGGCGATCAGCACGGTGCCGGTCGGCGGCACGCAGGCGATCGAACTCAATCCGATGGGGTTTCCGCAGAATACGGCGAACCTGCCGCCGACGGTATCGGAGACCCTGCACAACAAGCCCGGCTGCCAGTTCGACTACAGCTACAAGTGTGGGCTGGGCCTGGCCGCGAAGACCGGCCAGAACGTCCACGACGGCGCCAGCCAGGTCAGCGCGGTGAATGCGGCGCTGCTGGCGGGCATCCCGTTCCAGCTCACGCGTGATCCCGACAGCGGGGCCCTGTATTTCCTGCAGTACTACGCCTGGCTGCAGCAGATGGTCGACGGGCACATCCGGCGCGTGCTGACGGCGCTGGACAGCAGCGGCCAACGTGAAAACACCATCGTGGTATTCCTCGCCGATCACGGCGAGTACGGCGCTGCGCACAGTTACATGATTGAAAAATGGCATTCCGCCTACCAGGAGGCGTTGCACGTGCCGGTGGTGATCCAGTCGGTGTCGATCAACCCGGACGACACGCCGCGCCAGATCGACGCCTTGACCAGCCACATCGACATCGCGCCGACCCTGCTGGGCCTGGCCGGCCTGGACAAGGGCCGTGTCGACGACCTGCGCCGCGAGCTGCAGCGCGAACGGCCGACGCCGCCCTTCGTCGGCGTTGACCTGACGCCGCTGATCGAAGGCAGGACCGATGTCGTGCGCGAGCCCGACGGCTCGGTGCGACAGGGCGTGCTCTTCATCACCGACGATGAGATCACCCAGCCGCTCGATTCGGGCGCCGATCCCTACCAGGTGCAGATGGAACAGCAGTTCAAGGTGTTCCTGGAGCTGGTGGAGACTGTGCGCCAGGGGGGCAGCGCCATCCCGAACAGTGGCCCGGTGGAGCGACTGGCGCCCGGACCCGTGCGCCAGCCCAACCACGTGCGCTGCGTACGAACGTCGCGCTGGAAGCTGGCCCGCTACTGGGATCCCAGCAATCACGCCCAGGACGAGTGGGAGCTCTACGACCTGGATCGTGACGGCTGCGAGCAAACCAACCTGCTGCTTACAAGGGGCGCTTTTCCGACACCGATCCCCGATCTGCCAGCCGGCTACACCAACGAGCAGATTCGCGCCGTGGCCGGGAACCTGCGTGCGCTGCTGCAAAAATACGAAGCGGAAATGCTTTCCGCGCCCAGGGAGGCGGGCGCCGGCGTGGCCCCGGCATCGACCGTCGCCGCCTCGCGCGCCACGCCACCCTGA
- a CDS encoding FAD-binding protein translates to MTSNQQMVTDVTGLYAVPVWAIVTPTSTADVQAALARTNGPVAIGGGRFSMGGQAASPGALHLDMRQMNQIVQFAPLERTVRVQAGVRWCDLQRFLDPHGLAVKIMQSYANFTVGGSLSVNVHGRYVGLGPLILSVRAIAVVLADGQLVEATPTRNSEIFYGAIGGYGGLGVIVEAELELAENVRMERFAATMPVAEYPEHFRALVRNSRDAIMHNADIYPPYFRRVRSVTWRKTDKPATVRYRLMPLRSSYPLHRYFIWAASETPLGKWRKQHIVDNLLYMRSAVHWRNFEAGYDVAELEPVSRRFRTFVLQEYFIPVSRFDDFVAAMREILQRHRVNVLNISIRHALPDPGSLMAWAREECFAFVLYYKQRTRPNACQRVAVWTRELIDAALDTGGTYYLPYQPHATPEQFARAYPRHPEMFALKAKIDPASRFRNSLWDTYYMNTPTPARAVTGSEFHRVYGDVRWRDAFYRFLQNIYRLYPEDRFHTLIIEACASHDTDEAIYRQLQERLPGIKPLLADLTYALPSLAKQKREMARQTAELVEGRRSWNGYVEIGGTGRYVRTLRREIGVSGDTVIINDIAPGNSPVDLVERGQWAKAGRFVPLNDYAPIAPSDIADASMDLVTCYIGLHHAVPETLPAFLASIHRIVRPGGVFILRDHDVTSEPMRDLVSLAHTVFNAGLQQPWSANQAELRHFESVATWSQRITAAGFEDLGKRLLQANDPTDNVLMGFRKPRSVA, encoded by the coding sequence ATGACATCCAATCAGCAGATGGTCACGGACGTCACGGGACTGTACGCCGTCCCCGTGTGGGCGATTGTCACGCCAACCTCGACCGCCGACGTACAGGCGGCACTGGCCCGCACCAACGGACCGGTCGCTATCGGCGGTGGCCGATTCAGCATGGGCGGCCAGGCCGCGAGCCCCGGCGCATTGCACCTGGACATGCGCCAGATGAACCAGATCGTCCAGTTCGCGCCGCTGGAGCGCACGGTGCGCGTGCAGGCCGGCGTGCGCTGGTGCGACCTGCAGCGCTTTCTGGACCCGCACGGCCTTGCCGTGAAGATCATGCAGAGCTACGCCAATTTCACGGTCGGCGGCTCGCTCAGCGTCAACGTGCACGGGCGCTACGTCGGGCTCGGCCCCTTGATTCTGTCGGTGCGCGCGATCGCCGTCGTGCTGGCGGACGGGCAGCTCGTCGAAGCCACGCCGACGCGCAACAGCGAGATCTTCTACGGCGCGATCGGCGGCTACGGTGGCCTGGGCGTGATCGTCGAGGCAGAGCTGGAACTGGCCGAAAACGTGCGCATGGAACGCTTCGCGGCCACGATGCCGGTGGCGGAGTATCCGGAGCACTTCCGTGCCCTCGTGCGTAACTCGCGCGACGCGATCATGCATAACGCCGACATCTATCCACCGTATTTCCGCCGCGTCCGTTCGGTGACCTGGCGCAAGACTGACAAACCAGCCACGGTGCGGTACCGGCTGATGCCCCTGCGCTCGTCCTATCCGTTGCACCGCTACTTCATCTGGGCGGCGTCGGAAACACCGCTCGGAAAATGGCGCAAGCAGCACATCGTCGACAACCTGCTCTACATGCGATCAGCGGTGCACTGGCGCAACTTCGAAGCCGGCTACGACGTGGCGGAACTCGAGCCCGTCTCGCGCCGCTTCCGCACCTTCGTGCTGCAGGAGTACTTCATTCCCGTCAGCCGCTTCGATGACTTCGTCGCGGCAATGCGGGAAATCCTCCAGCGGCATCGGGTGAACGTGCTCAATATCTCGATAAGGCATGCGTTGCCGGATCCCGGATCGCTGATGGCCTGGGCGCGCGAGGAGTGCTTTGCGTTCGTGCTGTACTACAAACAGCGCACGCGGCCCAACGCCTGCCAGCGCGTCGCCGTGTGGACGCGCGAATTGATCGATGCGGCGCTGGATACGGGCGGTACCTACTACCTTCCCTATCAACCACACGCCACACCCGAGCAGTTCGCGCGCGCCTATCCGCGCCATCCGGAGATGTTCGCGCTCAAGGCGAAAATTGATCCGGCAAGCCGGTTCCGCAACAGCCTGTGGGATACCTACTACATGAATACCCCGACCCCGGCGCGCGCTGTGACCGGTTCCGAATTTCACCGTGTCTACGGTGACGTGCGCTGGCGTGACGCGTTCTATCGCTTCCTCCAGAACATCTACCGTCTGTATCCGGAAGACCGGTTCCACACGCTGATCATCGAAGCCTGTGCCTCGCACGACACCGATGAAGCCATTTACCGCCAGTTGCAGGAGCGCCTGCCCGGGATCAAGCCGCTCCTGGCGGACCTGACCTACGCACTGCCGTCGCTGGCAAAACAGAAGCGCGAGATGGCGCGGCAGACGGCGGAGCTGGTGGAGGGGCGTCGCAGCTGGAACGGGTATGTCGAAATCGGCGGCACCGGGCGTTACGTGCGCACCCTGCGCAGGGAAATCGGCGTATCGGGCGATACCGTCATCATCAATGACATTGCCCCGGGCAATTCGCCGGTGGACCTGGTCGAGCGTGGCCAGTGGGCGAAGGCGGGGCGTTTCGTGCCGCTCAACGACTACGCACCGATCGCGCCGTCGGATATCGCCGACGCGAGCATGGACCTGGTCACCTGCTACATTGGCCTGCACCACGCGGTACCGGAAACGCTGCCGGCATTCCTGGCCTCGATCCACCGTATCGTGCGTCCGGGCGGGGTATTCATCCTGCGGGACCACGATGTCACCAGCGAGCCGATGCGCGACCTGGTATCGCTGGCGCACACCGTGTTCAACGCGGGCCTGCAGCAGCCCTGGTCGGCCAATCAGGCCGAGCTGCGCCACTTCGAATCCGTGGCGACCTGGAGCCAACGAATCACGGCGGCCGGTTTTGAAGACCTCGGCAAGCGCCTGCTCCAGGCGAACGATCCGACCGACAATGTGCTGATGGGCTTTCGCAAGCCGCGGAGCGTGGCATGA
- a CDS encoding DUF805 domain-containing protein has translation MKTSLLHLLLSPGGRLRRRTFWTSLGLASVALAGSWWILDITFGSTATWFVHLPFLWIAAVLMIKRLHDRGRSGWWLLLLLIPLLGPLWLALELVFLGGSAGPNRYGANPRGRADYLTVR, from the coding sequence ATGAAGACCTCGCTGCTGCACCTCTTGTTATCGCCCGGCGGACGTCTGCGCCGCCGGACCTTCTGGACGAGCCTGGGTCTGGCATCCGTCGCCCTTGCCGGTAGCTGGTGGATCCTCGACATCACGTTCGGCAGCACCGCGACCTGGTTCGTGCACCTGCCCTTCCTGTGGATCGCAGCGGTGCTGATGATCAAGCGCCTGCACGACCGCGGCCGCTCCGGCTGGTGGTTGTTGCTGCTACTGATTCCGTTGCTGGGGCCACTCTGGCTGGCGCTGGAGCTGGTCTTCCTCGGAGGGTCCGCGGGGCCCAACCGCTACGGCGCCAATCCGCGCGGCCGCGCCGATTACCTGACCGTGCGCTAG
- a CDS encoding HD domain-containing protein, whose product MQAIVDFILELDKLKGVHRKTRPLGQDRPENSAEHSWQIALLAASLAPYASPGVQIERVIAMLLVHDIGEIDTGDALVYLDDGWQARKAAEEVAVRRIFGLLPTAQGDAFLALWQEFEAGQTPEARFAHAADRAMPVLLNLANRGQSWRENGISFERVVSRIGPPIQAGCPALWDYLQGRLEAARDHGFFGA is encoded by the coding sequence ATGCAAGCGATCGTCGATTTCATCCTTGAGCTGGACAAGCTCAAGGGCGTTCACCGCAAGACCCGCCCTCTGGGCCAGGACCGTCCGGAAAACTCCGCCGAGCACAGCTGGCAGATCGCGCTGCTGGCCGCCTCGCTCGCGCCCTACGCCTCACCTGGCGTCCAGATCGAACGGGTGATCGCCATGCTGCTGGTGCACGACATCGGTGAAATCGACACGGGCGATGCACTCGTCTATCTCGACGATGGCTGGCAGGCACGCAAGGCCGCCGAGGAGGTCGCGGTGCGGCGCATCTTCGGCCTCCTGCCGACCGCGCAGGGCGACGCGTTCCTTGCGCTGTGGCAGGAGTTCGAAGCCGGCCAGACCCCCGAGGCACGCTTCGCCCACGCGGCCGACCGCGCCATGCCCGTGCTGCTGAACCTGGCCAACCGCGGCCAGAGCTGGCGCGAGAACGGGATCAGCTTCGAACGTGTGGTCAGTCGCATCGGACCGCCCATCCAGGCCGGCTGCCCGGCCCTGTGGGACTACCTGCAGGGACGTCTGGAGGCCGCGCGCGACCACGGATTTTTCGGCGCCTGA